One Glycine max cultivar Williams 82 chromosome 3, Glycine_max_v4.0, whole genome shotgun sequence DNA window includes the following coding sequences:
- the WRKY43 gene encoding probable WRKY transcription factor 53, which translates to MEESTKRKYTNLIHELIQGKELTKQLSDHLVSSSPSSHETNELLVEKILLSYEKALTMLNWGSIVGEAKTTSLNIMDSRCSFTNSESPRSEVVDREFEHKAVFKKRKTMPRWTEQVKICSRTGLEGSLDDGYSWRKYGQKDILGAKFPRGYYRCTQRNVQGCLATKQVQRSDEDPTTIEVTYRGRHTCTQAKHLNKAFSSNIKIGLGENQFQKNQPLLEKTQQQNPEGIFTFETELKVKTEELETKEDIFPWFSFSSSSIGSENEDNMLPDTMIENHFMESFSPVFISPATSESNPFCLSAYDLDSTGLLCRNIQTSESDITEIVSALTSVTNSPILDLDILLDKGDFDTDFPFNIPEFFSS; encoded by the exons ATGGAAGAGAGCACCAAGAGGAAATACACTAATCTGATCCATGAACTAATCCAAGGAAAGGAACTAACAAAGCAGCTCAGTGACCATCTGGTTTCATCTTCTCCATCATCCCATGAAACCAATGAATTGTTGGTTGAGAAAATACTTTTGTCCTATGAGAAAGCACTCACCATGTTGAACTGGGGGTCTATTGTGGGAGAAGCCAAAACCACCAGTCTCAACATCATGGATTCCCGTTGTTCTTTTACAAATAGTGAAAGCCCCAGAAGTGAGGTCGTGGACCGTGAATTTGAGCACAAAGCTGTCTTCAAGAAAAG AAAGACCATGCCCAGATGGACCGAGCAAGTGAAGATTTGCTCAAGAACAGGACTTGAAGGGTCTTTGGATGATGGATATAGCTGGAGAAAATATGGCCAAAAGGATATTCTCGGAGCTAAGTTTCCAAG AGGATATTACAGATGCACACAGAGAAATGTACAAGGGTGTCTAGCAACAAAACAAGTTCAAAGGTCAGATGAAGACCCAACAACAATTGAGGTGACCTACAGAGGAAGACATACATGCACGCAAGCTAAGCATTTAAACAAGGCATTCTCATCAAACATAAAGATAGGTTTGGGGGAAAATCAATTCCAAAAGAATCAACCACTTCTAGAGAAAACACAACAACAGAACCCTGAGGGGATTTTCACCTTTGAAACAGAGCTTAAAGTCAAAACAGAGGAATTGGAAACCAAGGAGGATATCTTCCCatggttttccttttcttcttcatcaattgGATCAGAAAATGAGGATAACATGTTACCCGACACCATGATTGAAAACCATTTCATGGAAAGCTTTTCTCCTGTATTCATATCACCAGCGACTTCAGAATCAAACCCTTTCTGTTTGTCAGCATACGACTTGGACAGCACTGGACTATTATGCCGAAACATACAAACCTCAGAATCTGATATCACTGAGATAGTTTCAGCCCTAACTTCAGTCACCAACTCCCCAATCCTGGATTTGGATATCTTACTTGATAAGGGGGATTTTGACACGGATTTCCCTTTCAACATTCCTGAATTTTTCTCTTCATAA
- the LOC100778475 gene encoding putative anthocyanidin reductase isoform X1: MVMGEEGCKVCVTGGSGYIGSWLIKKLLAKGYTVHATLRDLKNESKVGLLKSLPQSEGKLVLFEADIYNPNDFDLAIEGCKFVFHVATPMIHEPGSQQYKDTSEAAVAGTKSIFLSCVRAGTVKRLIYTASVVSASPLKEDGSGFKDAMDENCWTPLNDSLAYIYRDDPFLKGYTYSKTLSERHVLSYGNEENGGGMEVVTLTCGLVGGDTLLSSTPASGVVCIAQIMQNERAYISLKFLKELLGKIPLVHVDDVCEAHIFCMESTSISGRFLCASSYISLEEMANHYALHYPEFNVKQEYEDGLKKDIKWASTKLCDKGFVYKYDAKMLLDDCIKCARRMGDI, encoded by the exons ATGGTAATGGGGGAAGAAGGGTGCAAGGTATGTGTTACAGGAGGCAGTGGTTACATTGGTTCCTGGCTCATCAAGAAGCTACTGGCCAAGGGCTACACAGTTCATGCAACTCTCAGAGACTTGA AGAATGAGTCAAAGGTTGGCCTCTTAAAGAGCCTTCCACAATCAGAAGGAAAACTGGTGCTGTTTGAAGCTGATATTTACAACCCAAATGATTTTGACCTTGCAATTGAAGGCTGCAAGTTTGTGTTTCATGTTGCTACTCCCATGATCCATGAACCTGGCTCCCAG caGTACAAGGATACTAGTGAAGCGGCAGTTGCTGGAACAAAAAGCATTTTCCTGTCTTGTGTGAGAGCAGGGACGGTGAAGCGTCTCATCTACACCGCGTCTGTTGTTTCTGCTTCTCCATTGAAAGAAGATGGGAGCGGTTTCAAAGATGCAATGGATGAAAATTGCTGGACCCCTCTCAATGATTCCTTGGCATATATATACCGTGATGATCCTTTTCTTAAG GGCTATACTTATTCAAAGACACTGTCGGAGAGACATGTGCTGAGCTACGGGAACGAAGAAAATGGTGGAGGAATGGAGGTGGTAACACTCACTTGTGGACTAGTGGGAGGTGACACCCTTCTATCTTCTACACCCGCTAGCGGAGTAGTTTGTATCGCTCAGATCATGCAGAATGAAAGGGCGTACATATCACTCAAGTTCCTAAAGGAATTGTTGGGGAAAATTCCTCTTGTACACGTTGATGATGTCTGTGAAGCTCATATTTTCTGCATGGAAAGCACCTCGATCAGTGGAAGATTCTTGTGTGCAAGTTCATATATTTCATTAGAAGAGATGGCTAATCATTACGCTCTTCATTATCCAGAATTCAATGTGAAACAAGA ATATGAAGATGGGCTGAAGAAGGATATCAAGTGGGCCTCAACAAAGCTGTGTGACAAAGGCTTTGTATACAAATATGACGCCAAGATGCTATTGGATGATTGTATCAAATGTGCAAGAAGGATGGGTGATATCTAG
- the LOC100778475 gene encoding putative anthocyanidin reductase isoform X2 has protein sequence MVMGEEGCKVCVTGGSGYIGSWLIKKLLAKGYTVHATLRDLKNESKVGLLKSLPQSEGKLVLFEADIYNPNDFDLAIEGCKFVFHVATPMIHEPGSQYKDTSEAAVAGTKSIFLSCVRAGTVKRLIYTASVVSASPLKEDGSGFKDAMDENCWTPLNDSLAYIYRDDPFLKGYTYSKTLSERHVLSYGNEENGGGMEVVTLTCGLVGGDTLLSSTPASGVVCIAQIMQNERAYISLKFLKELLGKIPLVHVDDVCEAHIFCMESTSISGRFLCASSYISLEEMANHYALHYPEFNVKQEYEDGLKKDIKWASTKLCDKGFVYKYDAKMLLDDCIKCARRMGDI, from the exons ATGGTAATGGGGGAAGAAGGGTGCAAGGTATGTGTTACAGGAGGCAGTGGTTACATTGGTTCCTGGCTCATCAAGAAGCTACTGGCCAAGGGCTACACAGTTCATGCAACTCTCAGAGACTTGA AGAATGAGTCAAAGGTTGGCCTCTTAAAGAGCCTTCCACAATCAGAAGGAAAACTGGTGCTGTTTGAAGCTGATATTTACAACCCAAATGATTTTGACCTTGCAATTGAAGGCTGCAAGTTTGTGTTTCATGTTGCTACTCCCATGATCCATGAACCTGGCTCCCAG TACAAGGATACTAGTGAAGCGGCAGTTGCTGGAACAAAAAGCATTTTCCTGTCTTGTGTGAGAGCAGGGACGGTGAAGCGTCTCATCTACACCGCGTCTGTTGTTTCTGCTTCTCCATTGAAAGAAGATGGGAGCGGTTTCAAAGATGCAATGGATGAAAATTGCTGGACCCCTCTCAATGATTCCTTGGCATATATATACCGTGATGATCCTTTTCTTAAG GGCTATACTTATTCAAAGACACTGTCGGAGAGACATGTGCTGAGCTACGGGAACGAAGAAAATGGTGGAGGAATGGAGGTGGTAACACTCACTTGTGGACTAGTGGGAGGTGACACCCTTCTATCTTCTACACCCGCTAGCGGAGTAGTTTGTATCGCTCAGATCATGCAGAATGAAAGGGCGTACATATCACTCAAGTTCCTAAAGGAATTGTTGGGGAAAATTCCTCTTGTACACGTTGATGATGTCTGTGAAGCTCATATTTTCTGCATGGAAAGCACCTCGATCAGTGGAAGATTCTTGTGTGCAAGTTCATATATTTCATTAGAAGAGATGGCTAATCATTACGCTCTTCATTATCCAGAATTCAATGTGAAACAAGA ATATGAAGATGGGCTGAAGAAGGATATCAAGTGGGCCTCAACAAAGCTGTGTGACAAAGGCTTTGTATACAAATATGACGCCAAGATGCTATTGGATGATTGTATCAAATGTGCAAGAAGGATGGGTGATATCTAG